In Rhodoferax koreense, a genomic segment contains:
- the gloB gene encoding hydroxyacylglutathione hydrolase: MNLLPLPAFADNYIWLVHDGRRALVVDPGDAQPVFDALQRWGLQLDTILVTHHHADHTGGVDALRDATGAQVYGPAREQIPQPLVRLQGGDHCSALGLDFQVIDVPGHTAGHIAFYCADLGGAPAVFCGDTLFSGGCGRLFEGTPMQMLASLSALAALPAATRVCCAHEYTLSNLKFARAVEPGNAELLHYTARCEALRAGHQPTLPSSIGLERQINPFLRTREAAVQQAARAFDHHNTSHDEAGVLGALRTWKNQFT, encoded by the coding sequence ATGAACTTACTTCCGCTGCCCGCCTTCGCGGATAACTACATCTGGCTGGTACACGACGGTCGCCGTGCCCTGGTGGTGGACCCGGGTGACGCGCAGCCGGTGTTCGATGCGCTGCAACGATGGGGCCTGCAGCTCGACACGATTCTAGTCACGCACCACCATGCCGATCACACGGGCGGCGTGGATGCGCTGCGCGACGCCACCGGCGCCCAAGTGTACGGCCCGGCGCGCGAGCAGATTCCGCAGCCGCTGGTGCGGCTGCAGGGCGGCGACCACTGCAGCGCACTGGGACTGGACTTCCAGGTCATCGACGTGCCCGGCCATACCGCCGGCCATATCGCCTTCTACTGCGCCGACCTTGGCGGCGCGCCGGCCGTGTTCTGTGGCGACACCTTGTTCTCCGGCGGCTGCGGCCGGCTGTTCGAGGGCACACCCATGCAAATGCTGGCCTCGTTGAGTGCCCTGGCGGCCCTGCCTGCGGCCACTCGCGTATGCTGCGCCCACGAATACACCCTGAGCAATCTCAAATTTGCGCGGGCAGTGGAACCCGGCAACGCCGAACTGCTCCACTACACAGCCCGCTGCGAGGCGTTGCGGGCCGGCCACCAGCCCACCCTGCCATCGAGCATCGGGCTGGAGCGACAGATCAATCCTTTCCTGCGCACCCGCGAAGCCGCCGTTCAACAGGCCGCGAGGGCGTTCGACCACCACAACACCAGCCATGACGAAGCAGGCGTGCTCGGCGCACTGCGGACATGGAAAAATCAATTCACATGA
- a CDS encoding transglycosylase SLT domain-containing protein codes for MKLHQFIGLAALLWLTGCANMANKTDKTADPLSTSSTSSAGQAHTAEYPMGRLRPITAAEASSRGVAQLSPPADLWERIRRGFAMPDLESDLVVDREQWYATRPDYILRMTERSKKYLFHIVEELERRDMPTELALLPYIESAFNPQAVSSAKAAGMWQFMPATGNYFELRQNVFRDDRRDVLASTRAALDYLQKLHDMFGDWQLALAAYNWGEGSVGRAIARNQKLGLPTGYADLNMPAETRMYVPKLQAVKNIVAHPELFNADLPLIENHPYFQSVDISRDIDVALAAKLADVSLEDFKALNPSAHRLVILAAGTPQILLPWDNANVFRRNLEAYSQGQYASWTAWTAPTTMSVSAIAQQVGMSEADLRNINNIPPRMLVKAGSALVVPRSAKMDDVTGQVADHAQLSLSPEIVNRKAVVKAGRKETVASIAARYKLSVASVADWNNVKPGAAFKAGQAVTVYLPVTVRSAAQRTTNTATTTTGRTTPAHIQKISRKPSNTVVRKARKK; via the coding sequence ATGAAACTTCACCAGTTCATCGGCCTGGCCGCCCTGCTTTGGCTCACCGGCTGCGCCAACATGGCCAACAAGACCGACAAGACGGCCGATCCCCTTTCCACCTCCTCCACCTCCTCGGCCGGCCAGGCCCACACCGCCGAATACCCGATGGGCCGGCTGCGCCCGATCACGGCGGCCGAGGCCAGTTCGCGCGGCGTGGCTCAGCTCTCGCCGCCGGCCGACCTGTGGGAGCGCATCCGCCGCGGCTTCGCCATGCCCGACCTCGAGAGCGACCTGGTGGTCGACCGCGAACAGTGGTACGCCACCCGGCCCGACTACATCCTGCGCATGACGGAACGCTCCAAGAAATACCTGTTCCACATCGTCGAGGAACTCGAGCGCCGCGACATGCCGACCGAACTCGCGCTGCTGCCCTACATCGAGAGCGCCTTCAATCCCCAGGCCGTCTCGAGCGCCAAGGCCGCCGGCATGTGGCAGTTCATGCCGGCGACGGGCAACTATTTCGAGCTGCGACAGAACGTGTTCCGCGACGACCGGCGCGACGTGCTGGCCTCGACCCGCGCCGCGCTCGACTACCTGCAGAAGCTGCACGACATGTTCGGCGACTGGCAACTCGCGCTGGCCGCCTACAACTGGGGCGAAGGCAGCGTGGGCCGCGCCATTGCGCGCAACCAGAAGCTGGGCCTGCCCACCGGCTATGCCGACCTCAACATGCCGGCCGAAACCCGCATGTACGTGCCCAAGCTGCAGGCGGTGAAGAACATCGTGGCCCATCCCGAACTGTTCAACGCCGATCTGCCGCTGATCGAAAACCATCCCTACTTCCAGTCGGTGGACATCTCGCGCGACATCGACGTGGCGCTCGCCGCCAAGCTGGCCGACGTGAGCCTGGAAGACTTCAAGGCGCTGAACCCGTCGGCCCATCGCCTGGTGATCCTGGCCGCGGGCACGCCGCAGATCCTGCTGCCCTGGGACAACGCCAACGTGTTCCGCCGCAACCTGGAAGCCTATAGCCAGGGCCAGTACGCCAGCTGGACGGCCTGGACCGCGCCGACCACGATGAGCGTCAGCGCCATCGCCCAGCAGGTGGGCATGAGCGAGGCCGACCTGCGCAACATCAACAACATTCCGCCGCGCATGCTGGTCAAGGCCGGCTCGGCGCTGGTGGTGCCGCGTTCGGCGAAGATGGACGACGTGACCGGCCAGGTCGCCGACCATGCGCAACTGAGCCTGTCGCCGGAGATCGTGAACCGCAAGGCCGTGGTCAAGGCCGGCCGCAAGGAGACCGTGGCCAGCATCGCGGCGCGCTACAAGCTCAGCGTGGCCAGCGTGGCCGACTGGAACAACGTCAAGCCCGGTGCCGCCTTCAAGGCCGGCCAGGCCGTCACGGTGTACCTGCCGGTGACGGTGCGCAGCGCGGCCCAGCGTACGACCAACACGGCGACCACGACCACCGGCCGCACCACGCCGGCCCACATTCAGAAGATTTCCCGCAAACCGTCGAACACCGTGGTGCGCAAGGCGCGCAAGAAGTAG
- a CDS encoding low temperature requirement protein A, with the protein MNTVAHPFLRPRGSAARVLNEELFFDLVYVFAVTQLSHYLLDHLTPLGAVQTLLMWFAVWLGWQYTAWVTNWFNPGALPIRCVLFAIMLVALVMAAALPQAFGERGLVFAGCYAAIQVGRTLWVLLALGRGHALQANFRRILAWLLVSAALWIAGGLAGDMQQRLLLWMAAVLCEYVAPMFGFAFPGLGRSATSEWTIDGGHLAERCQLFVIVALGESILASGVALAQEAQWHAGDLMNFLVAFAGSLAMWWMYFDTSSQQAAHKIEHSDDPGRIGAYFHYTHVILVAGVIVCAVADELVIGHGPHHVEAKYLAVLLGGPAIYLLGNALFKRVVFGRVPLSHLAGLAALVLLVGIAAHATVAVIGAATTAVLAAVAGWEAVARRRPGMATRTH; encoded by the coding sequence TTGAATACGGTCGCTCATCCCTTTCTGCGCCCGCGCGGCAGTGCCGCCCGGGTCCTGAACGAAGAACTGTTCTTCGACCTGGTCTACGTCTTCGCGGTCACCCAGCTCTCGCATTACCTGCTGGACCATCTCACGCCGCTGGGCGCCGTGCAGACCCTGCTGATGTGGTTCGCCGTCTGGCTGGGCTGGCAATACACGGCCTGGGTCACCAACTGGTTCAACCCCGGGGCCTTGCCTATCCGCTGTGTGCTGTTCGCCATCATGCTGGTGGCGCTGGTGATGGCGGCAGCATTGCCGCAGGCCTTCGGTGAACGCGGCCTGGTGTTTGCTGGCTGTTATGCGGCGATCCAGGTCGGACGCACGCTGTGGGTGCTGCTGGCGCTGGGGCGTGGTCATGCGCTGCAGGCCAACTTCCGTCGCATCCTGGCCTGGCTGCTGGTCTCGGCGGCGCTGTGGATCGCCGGCGGCCTGGCTGGCGACATGCAGCAGCGTCTGCTGTTGTGGATGGCAGCGGTGTTGTGCGAATACGTGGCGCCGATGTTCGGCTTTGCGTTTCCGGGCCTGGGGCGTTCGGCCACCAGCGAATGGACCATCGACGGCGGGCATCTTGCCGAGCGCTGCCAGCTGTTCGTCATCGTGGCACTGGGCGAATCGATCCTGGCCAGCGGTGTGGCCCTGGCGCAAGAGGCGCAGTGGCATGCAGGCGACCTGATGAATTTCCTCGTCGCCTTCGCAGGCAGCCTGGCCATGTGGTGGATGTATTTCGACACGAGCAGCCAGCAGGCTGCGCACAAGATCGAGCATTCCGATGACCCCGGCCGCATCGGCGCCTACTTCCACTACACCCACGTGATCCTGGTGGCGGGCGTCATCGTCTGCGCCGTGGCCGACGAACTGGTGATCGGCCATGGGCCCCACCACGTGGAGGCCAAGTACCTGGCGGTGCTGCTCGGCGGCCCGGCCATCTACCTGCTGGGTAATGCCCTGTTCAAGCGCGTGGTGTTCGGGCGGGTGCCACTGTCGCACCTGGCCGGGCTTGCCGCCTTGGTGCTGTTGGTGGGGATCGCCGCGCACGCCACGGTGGCGGTCATCGGCGCGGCCACCACGGCGGTGCTGGCCGCAGTGGCGGGCTGGGAAGCCGTGGCGCGGCGGCGCCCCGGCATGGCGACCCGCACGCACTGA
- a CDS encoding ABC transporter permease, which produces MREHKLRGLRAWQTGLLVLLLAVWQLASRDQRLAFFLGEPVQVAGRVWSWFMPFALGPGSVFPEGLPGRADIYRHLGTTLLETGLAFAIGTLSGLVGGLWLALAPLASALLDPYIKAANAMPRVILAPIFALWFGLGIWSKVALAVTLVFFVVFFNVYQGVKEVSPVVLANARMLGANRKQLLRTVYLPSATSWVFSSLHTSVGLAFVGAVVGEYLGSARGVGYLILQAEGTFDVNTVFAGIVVLTVFALLLDGAVGRVERRLMKWQPRGLDMEKL; this is translated from the coding sequence ATGAGAGAGCACAAGTTGCGCGGTTTGCGTGCGTGGCAGACAGGCTTGCTGGTGTTGCTGCTGGCCGTGTGGCAACTGGCCTCGCGCGACCAGCGGCTTGCGTTTTTCCTGGGCGAACCGGTGCAGGTCGCGGGCCGGGTGTGGTCCTGGTTCATGCCCTTCGCTCTCGGCCCGGGGAGCGTCTTTCCCGAGGGCCTGCCGGGGCGGGCCGACATCTACCGCCACCTGGGCACGACGCTGCTCGAGACGGGGCTGGCCTTCGCTATCGGCACGCTGTCGGGCCTGGTCGGCGGCCTGTGGCTGGCGCTGGCGCCGCTGGCGAGTGCGCTGCTCGACCCGTACATCAAGGCCGCCAATGCCATGCCTCGGGTGATCCTGGCGCCGATCTTCGCGCTGTGGTTCGGCCTGGGCATCTGGAGCAAGGTGGCGCTGGCGGTCACGCTGGTGTTTTTCGTCGTGTTCTTCAACGTCTACCAGGGCGTGAAGGAGGTCAGTCCCGTCGTGCTGGCCAACGCGCGCATGCTCGGCGCCAACCGCAAGCAACTGCTGCGCACGGTCTATCTGCCGAGTGCCACGAGCTGGGTGTTCTCCAGCCTGCATACTTCGGTCGGCCTGGCCTTCGTCGGTGCGGTGGTGGGTGAATACCTGGGTTCGGCGCGCGGCGTGGGCTACCTCATCCTGCAGGCCGAAGGTACATTCGACGTGAACACCGTGTTCGCGGGGATCGTGGTCCTCACCGTGTTCGCATTGCTGCTCGATGGCGCGGTAGGCCGCGTCGAGCGCAGGCTCATGAAGTGGCAGCCTCGCGGCTTGGACATGGAGAAACTTTGA
- a CDS encoding ABC transporter ATP-binding protein, producing MTDPALEFLHVSCAFRSRKDTGPAAYEAVADTTLRVGAGEFVSLVGPTGCGKSTLLNVAAGLLGPTAGEIRVFGHPLAGINRRAGYMFQAEALMPWRSALGNVMAGLEYRGVSADQARQQALDWLGRVGLEAFADHYPHQLSGGMRKRAALAQVLALDPDIILMDEPFSALDIQTRQLMENELLDLWAARKKAVLFITHDLDEAIALSDRVVVLSAGPGTHPIGEFRVDLPRPRDVAEVRMHPRFVELHAQIWAVLRDEVLKGYAQQLRRVA from the coding sequence ATGACCGACCCGGCGCTCGAATTCCTGCATGTGTCGTGTGCCTTCAGGTCTCGCAAGGACACCGGCCCGGCCGCGTACGAGGCGGTGGCGGACACCACCCTGCGCGTGGGGGCGGGCGAGTTCGTCTCGTTGGTCGGACCCACGGGCTGCGGCAAGTCCACGCTGCTGAATGTGGCCGCCGGGCTGTTGGGGCCGACGGCCGGCGAAATCCGCGTGTTCGGCCATCCACTGGCCGGCATCAACCGGCGCGCGGGCTACATGTTCCAGGCCGAGGCGCTGATGCCGTGGCGCAGCGCGCTGGGCAACGTGATGGCCGGCCTGGAGTACCGCGGTGTGTCCGCCGACCAAGCGCGCCAGCAGGCGCTGGACTGGCTGGGACGCGTCGGCCTCGAAGCCTTCGCCGACCATTATCCGCACCAGTTGTCCGGCGGCATGCGCAAGCGCGCGGCACTGGCCCAGGTGCTGGCGCTCGACCCCGACATCATCCTGATGGACGAACCCTTCAGCGCGCTCGACATCCAGACCCGCCAGCTCATGGAAAACGAGTTGCTGGACCTCTGGGCCGCACGAAAGAAGGCAGTCTTGTTCATCACCCACGACCTTGACGAAGCCATTGCCCTGAGCGACCGGGTGGTGGTGCTGTCGGCCGGGCCCGGCACGCATCCGATCGGCGAATTCCGCGTTGACCTGCCGCGCCCGCGCGACGTGGCCGAGGTGCGCATGCATCCGCGGTTCGTCGAACTGCACGCTCAGATCTGGGCGGTGTTGCGCGACGAGGTGCTCAAAGGCTATGCGCAGCAACTGCGCAGAGTGGCCTGA
- a CDS encoding ABC transporter substrate-binding protein: protein MHPFPIQRRRFAIGAAVAAAAVACPALRAQGKLEKSSISMAVGGKAAFYYLPLTISEQLGYFKAEGLEVEISDFAGGARALQAVLGGSADVCSGAFEHTINLQSKGQFFQSFVLQGRAPQIAIGISNKTLPDFKSLADLKGRRIGVSAPGSSTNMVANLVLSRAGIQPGDVSFIGVGTSAGALTALRSGQIDAMSNTDPVMTMLEQKGDVRIIADTRTLKGTQDVFGGAMPAACLYAPLEFIRKNPNTTQALANAIVHGLKWLQTAGPGDIIKTVPESYLLGDRALYLASFSKIREAISPNGLVPEEGPKTALKALSSFDATVKADRIDLAKLYTNEFALRAGEKFKA from the coding sequence ATGCACCCATTCCCCATCCAACGCCGCCGCTTCGCGATTGGCGCGGCCGTGGCCGCGGCCGCCGTGGCCTGTCCGGCGCTGCGCGCGCAGGGCAAGCTCGAAAAATCCAGCATTTCCATGGCGGTGGGCGGCAAGGCCGCGTTCTACTACCTGCCGCTGACCATCTCCGAGCAACTGGGCTACTTCAAGGCCGAAGGCCTGGAAGTCGAGATCAGCGACTTCGCCGGTGGCGCGCGCGCGCTGCAGGCGGTACTCGGCGGCTCGGCCGACGTGTGCTCGGGCGCGTTCGAACACACCATCAACCTGCAGAGCAAGGGCCAGTTCTTCCAATCCTTCGTGCTGCAGGGCCGCGCACCGCAGATCGCGATCGGCATCTCCAACAAGACCCTGCCCGACTTCAAGTCGCTGGCCGACCTCAAGGGCCGCAGGATCGGCGTGTCCGCGCCGGGCTCTTCGACCAACATGGTGGCCAACCTGGTGTTGTCGCGCGCGGGGATCCAGCCCGGCGACGTGAGCTTCATCGGCGTGGGCACCTCGGCCGGTGCGCTGACCGCCTTGCGTTCAGGCCAGATCGATGCGATGAGCAACACCGACCCGGTCATGACCATGCTGGAGCAAAAGGGCGACGTGCGCATCATCGCCGACACCCGCACGCTCAAGGGCACGCAGGACGTGTTCGGCGGCGCGATGCCGGCGGCCTGCCTGTACGCGCCCTTGGAATTCATCCGCAAGAACCCCAACACCACGCAGGCGCTGGCCAACGCCATCGTGCACGGACTCAAGTGGCTGCAGACCGCCGGCCCGGGCGACATCATCAAGACCGTGCCCGAGAGCTATCTGCTTGGCGACCGCGCCCTGTATCTCGCATCGTTCAGCAAGATCCGCGAAGCCATCTCGCCCAATGGCCTGGTGCCCGAGGAGGGCCCGAAGACCGCACTCAAGGCGCTGTCCAGTTTCGATGCCACGGTGAAGGCCGACAGGATCGATCTCGCCAAGCTCTACACCAACGAATTCGCCCTGCGCGCAGGCGAGAAGTTCAAGGCCTGA
- the recR gene encoding recombination mediator RecR codes for MSDSSSLNALIQGLRRLPGVGVKSASRMAFHLLQHDREGAQILAQALAQAASHVRHCERCHTFTENAVCDTCLDATRDAGKLCVVETPADQSALERTGAYKGFYFVLMGRLSPLDGIGPKDIGLQKLFDRAGDGAVQEVILATNFTAEGEATAHVIGETLKARGLRVTRLARGVPVGSELEYVDLGTIAHALVDRR; via the coding sequence ATGTCTGATTCCAGTTCGCTCAACGCCCTGATCCAGGGCTTGCGGCGTTTGCCCGGGGTGGGGGTGAAGTCGGCCTCGCGCATGGCCTTTCACCTGTTGCAGCACGACCGCGAGGGCGCGCAGATCCTGGCGCAGGCCCTGGCGCAGGCCGCCAGCCATGTGCGGCATTGCGAGCGCTGCCATACCTTCACCGAAAACGCGGTGTGCGACACCTGCCTGGATGCGACGCGCGATGCGGGCAAGCTGTGCGTGGTGGAGACGCCGGCCGATCAGTCCGCGCTGGAGCGCACCGGCGCCTACAAGGGTTTCTATTTCGTGCTGATGGGCAGGCTGAGTCCGCTCGATGGCATCGGTCCCAAGGACATCGGGCTGCAGAAACTGTTCGACCGGGCCGGCGACGGCGCGGTGCAGGAGGTGATCCTGGCCACCAACTTCACCGCCGAAGGCGAGGCCACGGCCCATGTCATCGGCGAGACGCTGAAGGCCCGTGGCCTGCGCGTGACGCGGCTCGCACGCGGTGTACCGGTGGGCAGCGAACTCGAATACGTGGACCTGGGCACCATCGCGCACGCTTTGGTCGACAGGCGCTGA
- a CDS encoding YbaB/EbfC family nucleoid-associated protein, with translation MFNKGQLAGLMKQAQAMQDNLKKAQDELAFVEVTGESGAGLVKVLMTCKHDVKRITIDPSLLGEDKDMLEDLVAAAFNAAVRKAEETSQEKLGKLTAGMPGLPGGMKFPF, from the coding sequence ATGTTCAACAAAGGACAACTCGCCGGCCTGATGAAACAAGCCCAGGCGATGCAGGACAACCTCAAGAAGGCCCAGGACGAACTGGCCTTCGTCGAAGTCACCGGCGAATCCGGCGCGGGCCTGGTCAAGGTGCTGATGACCTGCAAGCACGACGTCAAGCGCATCACCATCGACCCGAGCCTGCTCGGCGAAGACAAGGACATGCTCGAAGACCTGGTGGCCGCCGCCTTCAACGCCGCCGTACGCAAGGCCGAGGAAACCAGCCAGGAAAAGCTGGGCAAATTGACGGCGGGCATGCCGGGACTGCCAGGCGGTATGAAATTCCCGTTCTGA
- the dnaX gene encoding DNA polymerase III subunit gamma/tau, whose protein sequence is MSYLVLARKYRPRNFTEMVGQEHVVQALGNALTTQRLHHAYLFTGTRGVGKTTVSRILAKSLNCQGVDGTGGITASPCGVCQACTDIDSGRFVDYTELDAASNRGVDEVQALLEQAVYKPVQGRFKVFMIDEVHMLTNTAFNAMLKTLEEPPEYLKFVLATTDPQKVPVTVLSRCLQFNLRPMAPETVLSHLTQVLQTEQVPAEPLALRLLARAARGSMRDALSLTDQAIAFGSGQLTEATVRQMLGSVDRSYVFRLIEALANGDGRSVVETTEALRLNGLSAASTLEEMSAVLQRMAVIQAVPGWSDGAQDAADPEAGDTARLAQAMPADETQLLYSLCLHGRAELGLAPDEYAALTMVLLRLLAFKPGSVVRASAEKKTLNDGGRPPAAHPSTTPPVPPPASVPAPRPAPVAATAPVSIEPAVPAAAPAHTPPWEDAPAPAPAPAPAPAPAPAPVAAVNDVVGIPVRVQAEPGERLQPRPVQPGAVPAPGRPTASSFVPTEEGDLWHATVQQLVAAEAITALARELALQSQLVARDGAHWMLRVERESLNQPASRERLRAALGAMPGVDGAEGAATLSVEVGVVSDSPARRNAAAAAEKQRVAEEILLEDPFVQSMMRDFGAKIVPGSIKPL, encoded by the coding sequence ATGTCCTATCTCGTGCTCGCCCGCAAGTACCGTCCCCGCAATTTCACCGAGATGGTGGGGCAGGAGCACGTGGTGCAGGCGCTCGGCAATGCGCTGACGACGCAGCGGCTGCACCATGCCTATCTGTTCACCGGCACGCGTGGCGTGGGCAAGACCACGGTGTCGCGCATCCTGGCCAAGTCGCTCAACTGCCAGGGTGTGGATGGCACGGGCGGCATCACCGCCAGCCCCTGCGGTGTGTGTCAGGCCTGCACGGACATCGACAGCGGCCGCTTCGTCGACTACACCGAGCTCGACGCGGCCTCGAACCGCGGCGTGGACGAGGTGCAGGCGTTGCTCGAGCAGGCCGTCTACAAGCCGGTGCAGGGCCGCTTCAAGGTCTTCATGATCGACGAAGTGCACATGCTCACCAACACCGCGTTCAACGCGATGCTCAAGACGCTGGAGGAGCCGCCCGAGTACCTGAAGTTCGTGCTGGCCACGACCGATCCGCAGAAGGTGCCGGTGACCGTGCTCTCGCGTTGCCTGCAGTTCAACCTGCGGCCGATGGCGCCCGAGACGGTGCTCTCACACCTCACCCAGGTGCTGCAGACCGAGCAGGTGCCGGCCGAGCCGCTGGCCTTGCGGCTGCTCGCGCGGGCCGCGCGCGGCTCCATGCGCGACGCGCTGTCGCTCACCGACCAGGCCATCGCCTTTGGCAGCGGCCAGCTCACCGAGGCCACGGTGCGCCAGATGCTGGGCAGCGTGGACCGCAGCTATGTGTTCCGGCTCATCGAGGCGCTGGCCAACGGCGACGGCAGAAGCGTCGTCGAAACCACCGAAGCATTGCGCCTGAACGGCCTGAGTGCCGCCTCCACGCTGGAGGAGATGAGCGCGGTACTGCAACGCATGGCCGTGATCCAGGCCGTGCCCGGCTGGAGCGATGGCGCGCAGGATGCCGCCGACCCCGAAGCCGGCGACACGGCCCGGCTGGCCCAGGCCATGCCCGCCGACGAAACCCAGTTGCTGTACAGCCTGTGCCTGCATGGCCGTGCCGAACTGGGCTTGGCGCCCGACGAATACGCGGCGTTGACCATGGTGCTGTTGCGCCTGCTGGCCTTCAAGCCGGGCAGCGTGGTACGCGCCTCGGCGGAAAAAAAAACTCTGAATGATGGAGGGCGGCCGCCTGCGGCCCATCCATCGACCACCCCCCCAGTGCCGCCCCCGGCATCGGTGCCGGCACCGCGGCCTGCGCCCGTTGCCGCCACGGCCCCGGTCTCGATTGAACCGGCGGTACCCGCCGCGGCCCCAGCGCACACACCGCCATGGGAAGATGCACCTGCACCTGCACCTGCACCTGCACCTGCACCTGCACCTGCACCTGCACCGGTGGCAGCCGTCAATGACGTGGTCGGCATTCCTGTGCGCGTCCAGGCCGAACCCGGCGAGCGCCTGCAGCCAAGACCCGTGCAGCCCGGTGCCGTCCCCGCACCGGGTCGCCCCACGGCGAGCAGCTTCGTGCCGACAGAGGAGGGCGATCTCTGGCATGCGACGGTGCAGCAGCTGGTTGCCGCCGAGGCGATCACCGCGCTGGCGCGTGAGCTCGCGCTGCAGTCGCAACTGGTGGCCAGGGATGGTGCACACTGGATGCTGCGCGTGGAACGCGAATCGCTGAACCAGCCGGCCAGCCGCGAACGCCTGCGCGCCGCCCTGGGTGCGATGCCTGGTGTGGACGGTGCGGAGGGCGCGGCCACGCTGAGCGTCGAGGTGGGTGTGGTCAGCGACAGTCCCGCGCGTCGCAATGCCGCCGCAGCGGCCGAGAAACAACGGGTGGCCGAGGAGATCCTGCTCGAGGACCCCTTCGTCCAGTCGATGATGCGGGACTTTGGCGCGAAAATCGTGCCCGGCAGCATCAAGCCCCTTTAA
- the kaiC gene encoding circadian clock protein KaiC produces MALRQRKASPSTSGAQLRKSPTGILGLDEITDGGLPAGRPTLVCGAAGCGKTMLAAEFLVRGAQDFGEPGVFMMFEETAAELAENMLSLGFDLEKLQRQKKIALDFVRVERSEIEETGEYDLEGLFIRLGYAIDSIKAKRVALDTIEALFAGVTNHAILRAELRRLFRWLKDRGVTAVITGERGESSFTRYGLEEYVADCVILLDHRIVNQVSTRRLRVVKYRGSAHGTNEYPFLIGARGISVLPITSLALNHAASRQRVATGIQGLDEMLGGLGVFQGSSVLVSGSPGTGKSSIAASFVDAACARGERAILFAYEESESQLLRNMQSIGIRLERWVRKGLLKIESTRPTLHGLEQHLVHMYNLVSEFAPSVVAVDPISNLTEHTEDAGLKLTLMRLIDFLKTKGTTALFTSLTSDSAAAASSEVGVSSLMDSWLWLNNVAFNGERTRTLQVLKSRGMAHSNQVREFVFSDRGVDLIDVYMFGDQVLTGTARQSHEAQLQASTELRGRDHARRLRDLANRRKALDAQIAALTLEAEERAGEVEFAIAREQMEAEGAQTRARSMSAARSATSNPRSRG; encoded by the coding sequence ATGGCTCTCAGACAGCGCAAAGCTTCTCCCTCGACGTCGGGCGCCCAGCTCCGCAAGTCCCCGACCGGCATCCTCGGCCTGGATGAAATCACCGATGGCGGTCTTCCTGCCGGCCGGCCGACCCTGGTCTGCGGCGCGGCGGGTTGCGGAAAGACCATGCTGGCGGCGGAGTTCCTGGTGCGCGGCGCGCAGGATTTCGGCGAGCCCGGCGTCTTCATGATGTTCGAGGAGACCGCAGCCGAGTTGGCCGAAAACATGCTTTCCCTCGGCTTCGATCTGGAAAAGCTGCAGCGCCAGAAGAAGATCGCACTCGATTTCGTTCGCGTCGAACGCAGCGAAATCGAGGAAACCGGCGAATACGACCTCGAGGGCCTGTTCATCCGGCTGGGTTATGCCATCGACAGCATCAAGGCCAAGCGGGTGGCGCTCGACACCATCGAGGCGCTGTTCGCCGGCGTGACGAACCACGCCATCCTCCGCGCCGAGCTGCGGCGGCTGTTTCGCTGGCTCAAGGACAGGGGCGTCACCGCCGTCATCACCGGCGAACGCGGGGAAAGCTCGTTCACGCGTTATGGCCTGGAGGAATACGTGGCCGATTGCGTGATCCTGCTCGACCACCGCATCGTGAACCAGGTGTCCACGCGCCGGCTGCGCGTGGTCAAGTACCGCGGCTCGGCCCACGGCACCAACGAATATCCGTTCCTGATCGGCGCGCGCGGCATCTCGGTGCTGCCGATCACCTCGCTGGCGCTCAACCATGCGGCGTCCAGGCAGCGCGTGGCCACCGGCATCCAGGGGCTGGATGAGATGCTCGGTGGCCTGGGTGTGTTCCAGGGCAGCAGCGTGCTGGTCTCCGGCTCGCCCGGCACCGGCAAGAGCAGCATCGCCGCTTCCTTCGTCGACGCGGCCTGCGCCCGGGGCGAACGGGCCATCCTGTTCGCCTACGAGGAGTCCGAGAGCCAGTTGCTGCGCAACATGCAGTCGATCGGCATCCGGTTGGAGCGCTGGGTCAGGAAAGGCCTGCTGAAGATCGAATCCACGCGGCCGACGCTGCACGGGCTGGAACAGCACCTGGTGCACATGTACAACCTGGTGAGCGAATTCGCGCCGAGTGTGGTGGCCGTCGACCCGATCAGCAACCTCACCGAACACACCGAGGATGCGGGCCTGAAGCTCACGCTGATGCGCCTGATCGACTTCCTCAAGACCAAGGGCACGACCGCGCTGTTCACCAGCCTCACCAGCGACAGCGCCGCCGCAGCCAGCTCCGAGGTCGGCGTCTCCTCGCTCATGGACAGCTGGCTCTGGCTGAACAACGTGGCCTTCAACGGCGAGCGCACGCGCACCCTGCAGGTGCTCAAATCGCGCGGCATGGCGCACTCCAACCAGGTCCGCGAGTTCGTGTTCTCCGACCGCGGCGTGGACCTGATCGATGTCTACATGTTCGGCGACCAGGTGCTGACCGGCACGGCGCGCCAGTCGCACGAGGCCCAGCTGCAGGCCAGCACCGAGTTGCGCGGGCGCGACCACGCCAGGCGCCTGCGCGACCTGGCGAACCGGCGCAAGGCGCTCGACGCGCAGATCGCGGCGCTGACGCTCGAGGCCGAGGAGCGCGCCGGGGAAGTCGAATTCGCCATCGCCCGAGAACAGATGGAAGCCGAAGGCGCGCAGACGCGGGCCCGCAGCATGTCCGCGGCCCGCAGCGCCACATCCAATCCCAGGTCGAGGGGCTAA